The Halomonas sp. 7T genome contains a region encoding:
- a CDS encoding Crp/Fnr family transcriptional regulator, with the protein MEENKSCIIRHFSHYCSLTEEEKQLLDSLEQSPTDIKAGALLWESGASADEFCTIKSGWAYSFRHLENGDRQILEVFLPGDIIGLREFAFSQRLDSVRMITDGVVCHFPHRRMLDIFRQSLTLTSVLFAISSRQQALLTERLVNIARRTAKQKMAHFLHEMYLRLRQTNRDIGGQFRLPLSQEQLADILGLSPVHVSRTFSVLNEEGLVFRDRHHVTIPNLDALATEGEFDDCYLTDSVRPLLEQPV; encoded by the coding sequence GTGGAAGAGAATAAAAGCTGTATTATTCGCCACTTTAGTCACTACTGCTCGCTGACGGAAGAGGAAAAACAGTTACTGGACTCCCTAGAGCAGAGCCCGACCGACATCAAGGCGGGTGCCTTGCTTTGGGAGTCCGGTGCTTCGGCAGACGAGTTCTGCACGATCAAAAGCGGTTGGGCGTACTCCTTTCGCCATCTTGAAAACGGCGACCGGCAGATATTAGAAGTCTTTCTGCCCGGCGATATTATTGGCCTACGCGAATTTGCTTTTTCGCAGCGGCTAGACAGCGTCCGTATGATTACGGATGGCGTAGTGTGCCACTTCCCCCATAGGCGCATGCTGGATATATTTCGCCAATCGCTGACCTTGACCTCGGTGCTCTTCGCCATCAGCAGCCGTCAACAGGCACTGCTGACCGAACGCCTCGTCAATATAGCAAGACGAACCGCAAAGCAGAAAATGGCCCACTTCCTCCACGAAATGTACCTTCGTCTGCGCCAAACCAACCGCGATATTGGCGGCCAGTTTCGCTTACCCCTCTCACAAGAGCAGCTCGCCGATATCTTAGGGCTAAGCCCTGTGCATGTCAGCCGTACATTTAGTGTGCTAAATGAGGAGGGGCTGGTATTCCGTGATCGCCACCATGTCACTATTCCTAACCTGGATGCCCTAGCCACAGAGGGCGAGTTTGACGACTGTTACCTGACTGATAGCGTAAGGCCTCTACTTGAGCAGCCCGTATAA
- a CDS encoding sensor domain-containing diguanylate cyclase, translated as MSKYHPLLQSFGALLVLDADSWRIQAVSSNLAALVGTAVTHDRVQTLSGVLGKRLSQRLRRELKGQQRLAGPLTFTRPASATRFQLYAYRSGAYVVVEVEPLTPIAKRRLLGTVNDRLLRLTEASHQEELLDYLVRTVQELTGHDRVTICHFDSDWHGLIVAEARDDNLPTLLGQRFPASDFPLSLRLAYERHPVRLIEDVAAPGEHLVPRDCPVALNDSFLRAPAPERQRYLRRLGVRGTLSVAMQSDTGLWGLLFCHSATPHPVPPPVRDAVRMLVQMATQRLLLLRARQEARYLQRVQDSLALSTKARVEPQSPQQLLADQADTWMALFRSHGVALWAKSSVFQAGNTPAPETISQLVKRLDKAHAHSGPWCTRHISKEPLTASLSMPQQCGVLAVPLPVNPAQRGWLLFFRPEQIESLYWAMQPKTFPQEAALATPSSAWHEEVVGKSEAWQRVERLAAVDLGEDLTLAISAYEISTLNMYLECERKALAEANQRLEQLAHFDPLTQVWNRYRIEQAIDAELVAAKRYGAVFAVLLFDVDHFKQINDNHGHSLGDDVLVSLARLVEGSLRGCDHLGRWGGEEFVVLATHSDIDAAVGLAERLRHLVTTLEVDGLTQPVTVSVGVAAWHPGDSCKTIVAQADKAMYQAKRTGRNRVEVAIKEPF; from the coding sequence GTGTCGAAGTATCACCCTTTACTTCAGTCGTTTGGCGCACTGCTGGTGCTGGATGCGGACAGTTGGCGGATTCAAGCTGTCAGTAGCAACCTGGCGGCACTCGTTGGCACGGCCGTTACCCACGACCGTGTTCAAACGCTGTCGGGTGTACTGGGTAAGCGCTTGAGCCAGCGGCTGCGCCGGGAACTAAAAGGCCAACAACGTCTAGCTGGGCCGTTAACCTTTACGCGTCCGGCGAGTGCAACGCGTTTTCAGCTTTATGCCTACCGTTCAGGCGCCTACGTTGTGGTGGAAGTTGAACCACTCACACCTATCGCTAAACGGCGTCTATTAGGCACCGTGAATGATCGCTTGCTGAGGCTGACAGAAGCGAGCCACCAAGAAGAGCTGCTCGACTACCTGGTGCGGACTGTTCAAGAGCTGACCGGTCATGACCGTGTGACGATCTGCCATTTTGACAGCGACTGGCACGGTCTTATTGTCGCCGAAGCGCGCGATGACAACCTACCGACGCTGCTTGGCCAACGTTTTCCCGCCAGTGATTTCCCCCTTTCTCTACGTCTTGCCTATGAGCGCCATCCGGTGCGCCTCATTGAAGATGTCGCTGCGCCGGGGGAGCATTTAGTCCCCAGGGACTGCCCTGTTGCTCTTAACGACAGTTTTTTGCGTGCGCCTGCTCCAGAGCGTCAACGTTATCTTCGACGTCTCGGCGTGCGCGGAACATTAAGCGTTGCTATGCAGAGTGATACGGGGCTATGGGGGCTGCTGTTTTGTCATTCGGCGACGCCTCATCCGGTACCCCCTCCCGTGCGGGATGCGGTGCGCATGCTGGTGCAAATGGCGACTCAGCGCCTGCTGCTGCTGCGGGCACGTCAAGAAGCCCGCTATTTACAGCGCGTGCAGGATAGTTTGGCACTTTCAACGAAGGCGCGCGTCGAGCCGCAAAGCCCACAGCAGCTGTTAGCTGACCAGGCGGATACCTGGATGGCCCTGTTTCGCTCCCACGGCGTGGCACTATGGGCGAAGAGCAGCGTTTTTCAGGCCGGCAATACGCCGGCTCCAGAGACCATTAGCCAGCTAGTGAAGCGTTTGGATAAAGCCCATGCCCACAGCGGGCCGTGGTGCACCCGTCATATATCGAAAGAGCCGCTCACCGCGTCGCTGTCCATGCCCCAGCAGTGTGGTGTGCTCGCGGTTCCTCTGCCTGTTAATCCTGCTCAACGAGGTTGGCTGCTGTTTTTTCGTCCGGAACAGATAGAAAGTCTCTACTGGGCAATGCAGCCTAAAACGTTTCCGCAGGAGGCGGCGTTGGCCACCCCCTCGTCGGCATGGCATGAAGAAGTGGTGGGTAAAAGCGAGGCGTGGCAGCGGGTTGAGCGCCTGGCGGCGGTGGACTTGGGTGAAGACCTAACGCTGGCAATTTCGGCTTACGAAATCAGCACGCTTAATATGTACCTGGAGTGCGAACGCAAAGCGCTGGCCGAAGCCAATCAGCGCTTAGAGCAGCTGGCGCATTTTGATCCGCTGACCCAGGTGTGGAACCGCTACCGCATTGAGCAAGCCATCGATGCTGAACTGGTGGCGGCTAAACGTTACGGCGCGGTCTTTGCTGTTTTGCTCTTCGATGTCGATCACTTTAAGCAGATCAACGATAACCATGGCCACAGCCTAGGCGATGACGTGCTGGTATCGCTTGCCCGCTTAGTGGAAGGGTCATTACGCGGCTGTGATCATCTTGGTCGCTGGGGCGGCGAAGAGTTTGTCGTGCTTGCGACGCACTCCGATATTGACGCGGCAGTCGGGTTGGCCGAGCGGCTACGCCACCTCGTGACGACGCTAGAAGTTGACGGGTTAACGCAGCCGGTCACGGTTAGTGTAGGCGTGGCGGCGTGGCACCCCGGTGATAGCTGTAAAACCATCGTCGCCCAAGCCGATAAGGCGATGTATCAGGCAAAACGCACCGGGCGTAATCGCGTTGAAGTTGCGATTAAGGAGCCATTTTGA
- a CDS encoding RNA polymerase sigma factor FliA → MYTAQGRIKQSELLTQYMPLVRRQALTLQVRLPASIELDDLIQAGMVGLLEALGRFDAAQGATFATFASQRIRGAMMDELRTRDWLPRSVRRSARAMDEAVRRLEQQLGRAPDEGEIARDLGMPLSDYQQLLNDTNSGQLLPFEELVGEGGEPSGGDAGNRLFDQLLGAQQRQALIEAIEALPEREKLLMALYYQEEMNLKEVGAVLGVTESRVSQLHSQAVSRLRARLHDAH, encoded by the coding sequence ATGTATACAGCACAAGGCAGGATCAAACAGAGTGAGCTGTTAACGCAATACATGCCGCTGGTGAGACGTCAGGCCTTAACGCTGCAGGTGAGACTGCCCGCAAGTATCGAGCTAGATGATCTGATCCAGGCGGGGATGGTGGGGTTATTAGAAGCCCTTGGGCGTTTTGATGCGGCCCAGGGCGCGACTTTTGCGACCTTTGCTAGCCAGCGAATCCGTGGCGCGATGATGGACGAGCTACGCACGCGCGATTGGCTTCCCCGCAGCGTGCGGCGTTCGGCTAGGGCAATGGATGAGGCGGTGCGTCGGCTAGAGCAACAGCTAGGCCGCGCGCCCGACGAGGGGGAGATTGCCCGTGACTTAGGGATGCCGCTTAGCGACTATCAGCAGCTGCTTAATGATACCAATAGCGGCCAGCTGCTGCCGTTTGAAGAGCTTGTCGGAGAGGGTGGAGAGCCTAGCGGCGGCGACGCTGGCAATAGGCTGTTTGACCAGCTGCTGGGTGCCCAGCAGCGGCAAGCCCTGATTGAAGCGATTGAGGCGCTGCCCGAGCGAGAAAAGCTGTTAATGGCGCTGTACTACCAAGAAGAGATGAATTTAAAAGAGGTGGGTGCTGTGCTGGGCGTGACGGAGTCGCGTGTTTCCCAGCTGCATAGTCAGGCTGTTAGCCGTTTACGCGCCCGCCTGCACGATGCCCATTAA
- a CDS encoding EAL domain-containing protein: MRYWNDKWRHLSPRWVGCLGGLLLLSIISLVAWEMRTYYLDQRASAQSRTGASADVVAEWLGSALDTSRHALESVEALYRLAREERLATTVLTDYLTQQRDQVALWDEVGLVDLRGNVLASTLSRQNTRFEVGVHDVFAALAEHGDRRDAVTRLYQSEQAGGLRLLHVLRVESSADEPQAYIVARLDPAYFVQLMGRLTLNDGASLALLDSTPRVIMQRSQRGAEVPATLGREVSTPELAHFLASGDIEATWERVSPLDNTQRLFSVRRLSDAPWLVISGEDTTFYLSDWWRRFWIILVIVGLLAALGATAFHHYRRLYAAEQGLREHRFQLTQEVAARKKAQQATELEAAQLKIAAMAFETHLGMFIADADNRIVQVNHTFSQITGYAEHEVVGHTPSMLNSGRHDAAFYRQMWLSLNQQDSWQGEVWNRRKNDEIYPQWLTISVVRNDDGAITHYVATLSDITQRKAAEQEIHQLAFFDALTGLPNRRLLIDRIEARQQETHQKSHYSAVMFIDLDNFKTINDSLGHYLGDALLVSVAKRLAGIVRDSDTAARLGGDEFVVMLHELGSDLATAAQHAEGVAYKLLAALREPLVIDDHPLQISGSIGVTLFAGKEVGVSEILQQADLAMYQAKASGRNALCFFDPSMQTAIMERAQLESDLRHVVERQQLSLYYQTQVNEHGQVVGVEALVRWCHPERGVVSPGVFIPLAEETHLIGMIGEWVLETACWQLVEWSRQPHTSALSAAVNVSPNQFRQEGFVEQVKAVLARTGAKPQRLKLEVTESLLMEDIAEVRCRMEALRQLGIRFSLDDFGTGYSSLAYLKQLPLDQLKIDQSFVRDVLEDPADAAIVRTVIALAHSLELELIAEGVETQAHRDWLNAQGCLAYQGYFFSRPQPIEYLQLPETA, from the coding sequence TTGAGGTATTGGAATGATAAGTGGCGGCACCTCTCACCGCGATGGGTAGGGTGCCTGGGAGGCTTATTACTGTTAAGTATCATTTCGCTGGTGGCATGGGAGATGCGCACCTACTACCTCGATCAGCGGGCTTCTGCGCAGTCGCGCACCGGCGCAAGTGCCGATGTGGTGGCGGAATGGCTAGGCAGCGCCCTTGATACCTCGCGCCATGCCCTTGAAAGTGTAGAAGCGCTCTATCGGCTTGCGCGCGAGGAGCGCCTGGCCACCACCGTGCTGACTGACTATTTGACGCAGCAACGCGACCAAGTCGCCCTGTGGGACGAAGTGGGGCTGGTGGATCTGCGCGGTAACGTATTAGCCTCAACGCTTTCGCGTCAGAACACACGGTTTGAGGTGGGGGTACACGATGTTTTTGCTGCGTTAGCCGAGCATGGCGACCGCCGCGATGCCGTCACGCGCCTTTATCAGTCAGAACAAGCAGGTGGGCTACGCTTGCTGCACGTATTACGTGTAGAAAGCAGCGCTGATGAGCCACAGGCCTATATCGTTGCACGGCTAGATCCGGCTTATTTTGTGCAGCTGATGGGGCGTTTGACTCTGAACGACGGCGCGAGCCTAGCGCTATTAGATTCAACGCCCCGCGTTATTATGCAGCGTTCCCAGAGAGGCGCGGAAGTGCCTGCCACGCTGGGCCGTGAGGTCAGTACGCCTGAGTTGGCGCATTTTTTAGCCAGTGGTGACATAGAGGCCACCTGGGAACGCGTCTCACCGCTAGATAACACGCAGCGACTGTTTAGCGTGCGGCGCTTGAGCGATGCACCCTGGTTAGTGATTAGTGGAGAAGACACGACCTTTTATCTATCCGACTGGTGGCGTCGCTTTTGGATTATCTTAGTGATTGTGGGGCTGTTAGCGGCATTAGGGGCAACGGCTTTTCATCACTATCGACGCCTTTACGCGGCAGAGCAAGGCTTACGTGAACACCGTTTTCAACTGACCCAGGAAGTGGCGGCACGAAAGAAAGCGCAGCAAGCCACCGAGCTTGAGGCTGCTCAGCTCAAAATCGCGGCTATGGCGTTTGAAACCCACCTGGGCATGTTTATTGCCGATGCGGATAACCGCATTGTGCAGGTGAACCACACCTTTAGTCAGATTACCGGTTACGCGGAGCACGAGGTAGTCGGACATACGCCCAGCATGTTGAATTCTGGTCGCCATGATGCGGCGTTTTATCGTCAGATGTGGCTATCACTCAATCAGCAAGATAGCTGGCAAGGCGAAGTGTGGAATCGGCGTAAGAATGACGAAATTTATCCCCAGTGGCTGACCATCAGCGTAGTGCGTAACGATGACGGGGCGATTACCCACTATGTCGCCACGTTAAGCGATATTACCCAGCGCAAAGCCGCGGAGCAGGAAATTCATCAGCTAGCGTTTTTTGATGCGCTTACCGGACTGCCCAACCGACGTCTCTTAATTGATCGTATTGAGGCGCGTCAGCAGGAGACACACCAGAAGTCTCATTACAGCGCGGTCATGTTTATTGACCTGGACAACTTCAAAACCATTAACGACAGCCTAGGCCACTATTTAGGCGATGCGTTACTGGTATCGGTGGCTAAGCGGCTAGCAGGGATCGTACGTGATAGCGATACCGCCGCTCGCCTAGGCGGTGACGAGTTTGTGGTGATGCTGCATGAGCTGGGAAGTGACCTTGCGACGGCGGCACAGCATGCAGAAGGCGTGGCTTATAAGCTACTGGCGGCACTCAGGGAGCCGCTGGTCATTGATGACCACCCGCTACAAATTTCAGGCAGCATTGGCGTGACGCTATTTGCTGGGAAGGAGGTAGGCGTCAGCGAAATTTTACAGCAGGCAGATTTGGCGATGTACCAAGCCAAAGCCTCTGGTCGTAACGCCCTGTGCTTTTTTGACCCCTCTATGCAGACCGCCATCATGGAGCGTGCACAGTTAGAGTCCGACCTGCGCCATGTGGTTGAGCGACAGCAGCTATCGCTTTATTACCAAACGCAAGTAAACGAACATGGACAGGTGGTGGGCGTTGAGGCGCTAGTGCGCTGGTGCCATCCCGAGCGTGGGGTTGTCTCGCCGGGCGTTTTTATTCCACTAGCCGAAGAAACACACCTTATTGGCATGATTGGCGAGTGGGTGTTGGAAACTGCTTGTTGGCAGCTAGTCGAGTGGTCGCGGCAGCCGCATACCTCAGCGCTGAGTGCTGCGGTTAACGTTAGCCCTAACCAGTTTCGCCAGGAGGGCTTTGTTGAGCAAGTCAAAGCCGTGTTGGCACGCACTGGGGCAAAGCCGCAGCGGCTAAAGCTAGAGGTGACCGAGTCGCTTCTAATGGAGGACATCGCAGAAGTGCGCTGCCGCATGGAGGCGTTGCGGCAGTTAGGTATTCGTTTCTCGCTGGATGATTTCGGTACCGGCTACTCCTCCTTGGCCTACCTCAAACAGCTCCCTTTGGATCAGCTTAAAATTGATCAGTCCTTTGTTCGAGACGTGCTAGAAGATCCGGCTGATGCCGCGATTGTGCGGACGGTGATTGCGTTGGCCCACAGCCTAGAATTAGAGCTCATTGCCGAAGGGGTCGAGACCCAGGCACATCGCGACTGGCTGAACGCGCAAGGGTGTCTTGCCTATCAGGGCTACTTCTTCTCACGGCCTCAGCCGATTGAATATTTACAGCTACCAGAGACCGCATAG
- a CDS encoding adenosylcobalamin-dependent ribonucleoside-diphosphate reductase: protein MSTAAKAMKTSNDVPMQAPSREIWDAKYRLKDRHSSPVDQDVAATFERVARALAAVEGDKAQEWLPKFRWALENGAIPAGRILSNAGAEAYKPAVSLINCTVSRTIRDSMRDILDSVVDAGMTLKSGAGIGYDFSTLRHKGAFVFGAGAGTNGPLAFMDIYDKMCFTVASAGGRRGAQMGTFDVGHPDVREFIQAKREAGRLRQFNLSLLITDEFMEAVKNNADWPLAFPLHPGEKEDVKSEDLIYRDWPVIEEGYTVDAQGRVACRIVEVIKARELWDTIMSSTYDYAEPGFILIDQVNRMNNNWFCEDIRATNPCGEQPLPPEGACLLGSINLTQFVIEPFSDKPRFDWERYRKVVAIFTRMLDNVVEIAGLPLPQQQREIEAKRRHGMGFLGLGSTLTMLKIPYGSQASLAFTEEVSRHLALEGWKQALELSKEKGMAPVLAQEHTITPKMMRERPQLASDGYEVGDKVPGRILHARYSQYMAKVAELEPELVAALAEHGARFTHHSSIAPTGTISLSMGNNASNGIEPSFSHRYFRNIIQSGKKTKEQVEVVSFELAAYRHFIAADAVESDLPDYFITADSVSPEQHVAVQAAAQQWIDSAISKTVNVPTEFPFEKFQNLYLQAYESRLKGCTTFRFNPEAFQGVLVREDDLKNTTYVFELENGETLELTGDETVIYDGEEHNAANLFDGLKEGTYGKW from the coding sequence ATGAGCACCGCTGCTAAGGCTATGAAGACCTCCAATGATGTTCCGATGCAGGCACCTTCGCGGGAGATATGGGATGCCAAGTATCGCCTTAAAGATCGTCATAGCAGCCCTGTTGATCAAGACGTAGCGGCTACTTTCGAGCGGGTTGCACGGGCGCTTGCCGCCGTCGAGGGTGACAAAGCGCAAGAGTGGCTGCCCAAGTTTCGCTGGGCGCTGGAAAATGGCGCCATTCCCGCCGGACGGATTCTGTCTAACGCCGGTGCCGAAGCCTACAAGCCAGCGGTGAGCCTGATTAACTGCACGGTATCACGCACTATTCGCGATTCCATGCGCGACATTCTCGACTCCGTGGTGGATGCAGGCATGACGCTGAAGTCCGGCGCGGGCATTGGCTACGACTTTTCAACCCTGCGCCATAAAGGCGCCTTTGTGTTTGGTGCGGGTGCAGGCACGAACGGCCCGCTGGCGTTCATGGATATCTACGACAAGATGTGTTTCACCGTCGCCTCTGCCGGCGGGCGTCGTGGTGCGCAGATGGGCACCTTCGATGTCGGTCATCCGGATGTGCGTGAGTTTATCCAGGCCAAGCGGGAAGCGGGCCGCCTGCGTCAGTTCAATCTAAGCCTATTAATCACCGATGAGTTTATGGAAGCGGTGAAAAACAACGCCGACTGGCCGCTGGCGTTTCCGCTCCACCCCGGTGAAAAAGAGGACGTTAAGTCGGAAGATCTCATTTACCGTGACTGGCCTGTGATTGAAGAGGGGTATACGGTGGATGCGCAAGGGCGTGTAGCCTGTCGTATTGTGGAAGTCATCAAAGCCCGCGAGCTGTGGGACACCATCATGTCCTCCACCTATGACTACGCCGAGCCGGGTTTCATACTGATTGACCAAGTGAATCGCATGAACAATAACTGGTTTTGCGAAGATATTCGCGCCACCAACCCCTGTGGTGAGCAGCCCTTACCGCCGGAAGGCGCCTGTCTGCTAGGGTCGATCAACTTGACTCAGTTTGTGATCGAACCCTTTAGTGATAAGCCACGTTTTGACTGGGAGCGCTATCGTAAGGTGGTGGCCATCTTTACCCGCATGCTGGATAACGTGGTCGAAATTGCGGGCCTGCCGCTACCGCAGCAGCAGCGCGAAATCGAAGCAAAACGCCGCCACGGCATGGGCTTTCTGGGGCTAGGCTCGACACTGACAATGCTGAAGATCCCCTACGGCTCTCAAGCGTCACTGGCCTTCACCGAAGAGGTCAGCCGTCACCTTGCCCTGGAAGGCTGGAAACAAGCGTTAGAGCTTTCTAAAGAGAAAGGCATGGCACCGGTGCTAGCGCAGGAGCACACCATTACGCCAAAGATGATGCGTGAGCGCCCGCAGCTGGCCAGCGACGGCTATGAAGTGGGTGATAAGGTGCCTGGGCGCATACTCCATGCGCGTTACAGCCAGTACATGGCGAAAGTTGCCGAGTTAGAACCCGAGTTAGTGGCGGCACTGGCCGAGCACGGCGCGCGCTTTACCCACCACAGTTCGATTGCGCCGACGGGAACCATTTCACTCTCCATGGGTAATAATGCCTCTAACGGTATCGAGCCCTCGTTCTCACACCGCTACTTCCGCAATATTATTCAGTCAGGCAAGAAGACCAAAGAGCAGGTCGAAGTGGTGTCGTTTGAGCTGGCGGCCTACCGTCACTTTATCGCCGCCGATGCGGTAGAGAGTGATTTACCCGACTACTTCATTACTGCTGACTCCGTGTCACCTGAGCAGCACGTCGCCGTACAGGCGGCCGCCCAGCAGTGGATTGACTCGGCTATTTCAAAAACGGTGAATGTACCCACTGAGTTTCCGTTTGAGAAATTCCAGAACCTCTACCTGCAAGCCTACGAAAGCCGTTTGAAAGGCTGCACCACCTTCCGCTTTAACCCGGAAGCTTTCCAGGGCGTCTTAGTTCGCGAAGATGACCTTAAAAACACCACCTATGTGTTTGAGCTGGAAAACGGCGAAACCCTTGAGTTAACCGGCGATGAAACGGTGATTTACGACGGTGAAGAGCATAATGCCGCCAACTTGTTTGATGGCTTAAAAGAGGGCACCTACGGCAAATGGTAA
- a CDS encoding motility protein A translates to MNPSTLIGISASILLLVSVLFFTAESPESFLNLPGLAIVITGTLAATFISYPLKEVLRVVRLVGLVFRRENTYVRDDINELVSMSRLWFKGDVRAVEKELEHTRNPFLRTGIQLVIANTKEDEIFDMLRWRIARLKAREHAEAQIFRTMATYAPAFGMIGTLVGLVNMLEVMDAGDLEVIGPRMAVALLTTFYGILLANLVFKPVAVKLERRTEERLITMNMVLEGISLITKRRLPSFIEETLNSFVANYHDEIRDANVKPREAPSPSTKG, encoded by the coding sequence ATGAATCCATCTACGCTAATCGGTATATCTGCCAGCATCCTACTGCTTGTCAGCGTACTGTTTTTTACCGCAGAGTCCCCCGAAAGCTTTCTGAATTTGCCAGGCCTTGCGATTGTCATCACCGGCACGCTGGCGGCGACGTTTATCAGCTACCCACTGAAAGAAGTGCTCAGGGTCGTGCGCTTGGTCGGTTTAGTGTTTCGTCGTGAAAACACCTACGTGCGAGACGACATTAATGAGCTGGTATCGATGTCTCGGCTATGGTTTAAAGGCGACGTGCGAGCGGTGGAAAAAGAGCTAGAACATACCCGAAATCCATTTCTACGCACGGGTATTCAGCTGGTGATTGCGAATACCAAAGAGGATGAGATTTTCGATATGCTGCGCTGGCGCATCGCACGGTTAAAAGCGCGAGAACATGCAGAGGCACAAATTTTCCGCACGATGGCCACCTATGCGCCTGCTTTTGGCATGATTGGCACCTTGGTGGGGTTGGTCAATATGCTTGAAGTCATGGATGCAGGCGACCTAGAAGTCATTGGACCGCGCATGGCCGTTGCCTTGCTCACCACGTTTTATGGCATTTTGCTCGCCAACTTAGTGTTTAAGCCGGTTGCCGTTAAGCTGGAGCGGCGCACCGAAGAGCGCCTTATCACCATGAACATGGTGCTCGAAGGCATATCGCTGATTACCAAGCGCCGCCTGCCTTCGTTTATTGAAGAAACACTGAACTCATTTGTTGCTAACTACCACGATGAAATCCGCGACGCTAACGTGAAGCCGCGCGAAGCGCCTAGCCCATCGACAAAAGGGTAG
- a CDS encoding flagellar motor protein MotB, translated as MLNSEARHALEMPIAEGEGDESWLTSYLDVLTLLITLFVLLLALTPPGGGEASDSDNMRLASAITSLPLATLATGIKPRHQGLRPQMAGLNIPGVSVSQGREGVTLRIDDSLLFPSGDAVLTPQGQNVLESLTATLEAFEGQISVEGHTDNIPIATSRFPSNWELSVGRAIAVVRHLERQGIAVSRMRAVGYADTQPMESNATLEGRAANRRVELLLKQQLEGE; from the coding sequence ATGCTGAATAGTGAAGCCCGTCATGCGCTGGAAATGCCCATTGCCGAAGGCGAGGGGGATGAGAGCTGGTTAACGAGCTATCTGGACGTTTTAACGCTGTTGATCACCCTGTTTGTGCTACTGCTGGCGTTAACGCCACCAGGGGGCGGGGAGGCATCGGATAGCGACAACATGCGCTTGGCCAGCGCGATTACATCGCTGCCCCTTGCGACCCTGGCCACGGGTATCAAGCCGCGTCATCAAGGGCTGCGGCCACAAATGGCGGGGCTAAACATTCCTGGTGTCAGCGTTTCCCAGGGCCGGGAAGGCGTCACCCTGCGTATCGATGATAGCCTTTTGTTCCCCAGTGGCGATGCTGTGCTCACGCCCCAAGGGCAAAATGTGCTAGAAAGCCTGACAGCCACGCTTGAGGCTTTTGAAGGTCAAATTTCGGTAGAAGGACATACTGATAATATACCCATTGCTACGTCACGATTCCCGTCGAATTGGGAGCTTTCTGTAGGTCGCGCGATTGCGGTTGTTCGCCACCTTGAACGCCAGGGAATCGCTGTTTCACGAATGCGGGCGGTCGGATATGCCGATACCCAACCCATGGAAAGCAACGCGACGCTAGAAGGTAGAGCAGCCAATCGTCGCGTTGAGCTGTTGCTAAAACAGCAGCTTGAGGGTGAATAG
- a CDS encoding ribonucleoside-diphosphate reductase, with protein MAVEITSKIVGYRIKQQEQAAPTPELLEEDPLTVRIPSRPEGTLEAVSEKISYVGAEGRKKVYLLVSFMPVEGVVGGRQVVIERPVEFFFPSGQLSSEHQWITATMRSLSLAARGGYVTQAVADLRKVAWDKGLVRCGMNRWNKPMFHDSEVAAIAWSIQQILYRRGFLDQDGSQVPVETLVERYAHRMQHGHAWQPEETEAAPVEQGAVEAIDGSGAAVKKPEGSGPATVGNCPECRGELIMMDGCPTCYAGCGWSKCG; from the coding sequence ATGGCTGTTGAAATTACGTCAAAAATCGTTGGTTATCGCATTAAGCAGCAGGAGCAGGCGGCACCTACTCCTGAGCTACTCGAAGAAGACCCGCTTACGGTGCGTATACCCTCGCGCCCGGAAGGCACGTTGGAAGCCGTGTCAGAAAAGATTTCTTACGTAGGCGCTGAAGGGCGTAAAAAAGTTTATTTACTGGTCTCTTTTATGCCCGTAGAGGGTGTGGTGGGTGGGCGCCAGGTGGTGATTGAGCGGCCCGTTGAGTTTTTCTTTCCCTCTGGCCAGCTTTCCAGCGAGCACCAGTGGATCACGGCGACGATGCGCAGCCTATCGCTGGCCGCCCGCGGTGGCTATGTCACTCAGGCGGTGGCTGACTTGCGTAAAGTGGCATGGGATAAAGGTTTAGTGCGCTGCGGGATGAACCGCTGGAATAAACCGATGTTTCACGACTCAGAAGTCGCCGCCATCGCATGGTCGATTCAGCAAATTCTCTATCGCCGTGGTTTTCTTGATCAGGATGGCAGCCAAGTGCCGGTGGAAACACTGGTGGAGCGCTATGCGCACCGCATGCAGCATGGTCATGCCTGGCAGCCTGAAGAAACCGAAGCCGCTCCCGTAGAGCAGGGCGCGGTGGAAGCGATTGATGGCTCTGGTGCGGCGGTAAAAAAGCCTGAAGGCAGCGGCCCGGCAACGGTGGGCAACTGTCCGGAGTGTCGCGGCGAACTGATCATGATGGACGGCTGCCCTACCTGCTACGCAGGCTGCGGTTGGTCTAAGTGTGGTTAA